In Ovis canadensis isolate MfBH-ARS-UI-01 breed Bighorn chromosome 3, ARS-UI_OviCan_v2, whole genome shotgun sequence, one DNA window encodes the following:
- the LOC138438274 gene encoding olfactory receptor 6C76 yields the protein MRNRTSVTEFILLGLTDDPKIQAVIFFFLFLTYVLSVCGNLTIIILTLLDSHLKTPMYFFLRNFSFLEISFTSVCNPRFLMSILTGDKSISYNACAAQLFFFILLGSTEFFLLASVSYDRYVAICKPLHYTTIMSNKICYQLVGGSWLAGFLVIFPPLTIGLKLDFCDSNIIDHFTCDSAPLLQISCTDTSTLELMSFVLAVMTLMSTLMLVILSYSYILRTILRIPCAQQRKKAFSTCSSHMIVVSISYGSCIFMYVKTSAKEGVALTKGVAMLNTSVAPMLNPFIYTLRNQQVKQAVKDVVRKMLFSKH from the coding sequence ATGAGAAACAGAACATCAGTGACAGAGTTCATCCTTCTAGGTCTGACTGATGATCCCAAAATACaagctgtgatttttttctttttgtttctcacaTATGTGCTGAGTGTTTGTGGAAATCTGACTATCATCATTCTTACACTGCTGGATTCCCATCTGAAGACGCCCATGTATTTTTTCCTCAGGAATTTCTCCTTCTTAGAAATCTCATTTACTTCTGTCTGTAATCCTAGATTTTTGATGAGCATTCTAACTGGAGACAAATCTATTTCCTATAATGCTTGTGCAGCTCAGctctttttctttatccttcttgGTTCAACAGAGTTTTTTCTCCTGGCATCTGTGTCCTACGATCGTTATGTGGCTATATGCAAACCTCTGCATTATACAACCATCATGAGTAACAAGATCTGCTACCAGCTTGTAGGCGGCTCTTGGCTGGCTGGATTCTTGGTGATCTTTCCTCCACTGACCATAGGGTTGAAGCTGGATTTCTGTGACTCCAATATCATTGACCACTTCACCTGTGATTCTGCTCCTTTACTGCAAATCTCCTGCACAGACACCAGCACACTAGAACTCATGAGCTTTGTTTTAGCTGTGATGACGCTCATGTCTACCTTGATGTTAGTAATCCTCTCCTACTCCTACATTCTCAGAACAATCCTGAGAATCCCTTGTGCTCAACAAAGAAAAAAGGCCTTTTCAACCTGCTCCTCCCATATGATTGTTGTCTCAATCTCTTATGGAAGTTGCATCTTCATGTATGTGAAAACCTCAGCAAAGGAAGGGGTTGCTTTGACAAAGGGAGTAGCTATGCTCAATACCTCTGTGGCTCCTATGCTCAATCCGTTTATTTATACCTTACGGAACCAGCAAGTAAAACAAGCGGTTAAGGATGTTGTAAGAAAGATGCTATTCTCAAAACATTGA